A genomic segment from Colletotrichum higginsianum IMI 349063 chromosome 5, whole genome shotgun sequence encodes:
- a CDS encoding Polyketide synthase, whose amino-acid sequence MPTQQPEMLAYVFGDQTHDLTDDLLGLLQSRDDPLVVNFLERSCAVLKSETARLPPDHQARCPRFSSIADLLAPYSERALNPCLVQALTCITQLGLFIRQHSSRCEAYPSPERTCLAGVCTGAIAAAAVGFAHSAPSLLSPALHAVTVAVRVGALAWDVADRISHHHGDDESAPPTETDAAAFESWSRVVAGCSLSTLNDTLLRYASDNGLSAIKTPYISAVLGPTQATVSGPPEVLSDFFTSAACKEMAPSSASLRITAPYHSAVLFHEEDIEQILEGVPKSGRRPDVDGIPIISISAEGQQQQQEEQGLYKAVSSQNLHDALGQAVRECLIRAVALDKLPARIAEHAKAVVAPAGTQHPARVSLRFFGVQNRESLVAQMRLLLPSDAYRVTQAMTGQTLEDCPASPSPSVSASIPNSSRNVPEAAAGEGSNAKQPLAILSASGRFPGNADTMDQFWDILYNGIDTHEMVPPSRWDASTHVGDTSIKNVSGTGYGCWLHQAGQFDTTFFNISPREASRIDPAQRLALMTAAEALEKAGIVPDRTPSTMRHRVGVWYGSCSMDWLETNSAQDIDAYFIPGGARAFIAGRVNYFFKFTGPSFTVDTACSSSLAALHLACNALWRGEVDTAVVGGTNMTTNPDITAGLDRGHFLSRTGNCKTFDDAADGYCRGEAAVTLVLKRLGDARRDNDPIEACLLSVATNHNAEAESITRPNTAAQRELFRGLLADAVVRPNDISYVEMHGTGTQAGDAGETSSIVNTLSPLTARGSCLRPASSPLYLGAAKANVGHSEAASGVTSIAKVLMMMKHSIIPPHIGVKTEFNRRLPNLAQRNARIAMVPTAWPRPPHGGSRRVLLNNFSAAGGNTSIVMEDAPPLPTCVTGGGGTGIDPRRRHVVTISAKTPESLVLNVANLAHWLEDEAEAEVSSQQQQQQQQQQQDATNQNLLAQLSYTTTARRTHHRYRVAVVAGSPSKLASSLRKQLETLNGGDKILPAPSRAPGVVFTFTGQGSQYAGMGEALYARSASFRTDLRRCDHLCVRMGYPSIAALFDTAASTRDAFDRASLTCLQLAHVSFQMALCKLWESFGITPTAVVGHSLGEYAALYAAGVLSQSDVLYLVGRRSQIMEEQLPEGTHAMLAVKAGEASIVQHLDVGVGVGEVLEVACRNGPANTVLGGAISDIQEAQSALEAKGIRCRVLETAHAFHTAQVEPVLAYFRKATRSVVMRRPRIPVLSPVLGKVLRESADFGDDYFVKHCRQPVNLVQAVSAAAVEGVVGNRTFAIEIGPAPLVAPMVRDIIGNRTTMQTCASVNKTMDPWQLLAEALSRLYLAGVSVDWNKYHQDFPECHRVLPIPVYGWTLKEYWMQYTNDWSLRKGDPACVAPREVPLAFSSIYKVVKNTLQASAGGEAVVDIDLQDDDDVRAMARGHKVYGVSLVTPSMYADVAQMIGKYVLRDTNTGPGGEAVVPEVAEMRIQSALVANDVNAKQVLRTTAKFNEAKTSLSCSFSSVDSNGKIVEQHANCVIRFVDVDAVRARSREAADHAAACMKDMQSCFGVDDNIFRLSRSMLYKMVGKIADFDPRYRGLSSFTINNGTLEALGVASFQGMPESGKWFANPGFLDAVSQLAGFAMNANESIDIEREVYVNHGWESMTLFAPRLDVDATYRLYVRMIPAENDLWRGDVFVFDDEEEGGALAGVLRGCALQRVSKRVMEFIINSASKKSSSSSSSRGIAAAHERSQSQSRWDTGFPRRSASESRTPAPVPVKDPATTQDAWPRALKIVAEESGMKEDELADGVALGDIGVDSLLSLVITGRLHDELDIDLPGRSLFEECLTIGDIRTCLFGGAGAPLVEDAAEPIAFTSTASVTASSTACSDDTDSATTISSGSRTHTYGNMEDSHYHSGLEIGDGVGHHEKKTLQQSPPPTAISPGKAPPAWSMYVQGARGRSKENLFFFPDGCGTATSYLCLPSISPDLALIAFNSPFAKNPERMYEYSLQDVLQSYLDGIRSRQPHGPYRLGGWSAGGILAYAAAQKLIAAGEDVISLTIIDSPAPVRGLEILPESFYDHCLRTGIFRSEMRRDTVARTDGGGGGGGGPGGAVSGSGQKWADPPEWLVAHFRAATALLSDYYAQPLPAEAARRMRVTIVWAGQTAFDGVRYASLSEALRADAEAGEREGVRFLTESRTDFGPGDWAKLLPGAAISTHAVEGEHHFSIMRGKGAEKVVEFVRGGL is encoded by the exons ATGCCGACGCAACAACCCGAAATGCTCGCCTACGTGTTTGGCGACCAGACGCACGACCTCACAGACGACCTGCTGGGTCTGCTGCAGTCACGAGACGAccccctcgtcgtcaactTCCTCGAGAGGAGCTGCGCGGTCCTCAAGTCCGAGACGGCCCGTCTGCCCCCCGACCACCAGGCGCGGTGTCCGCGCTTCTCTTCGATAGCAGACCTCCTCGCGCCGTACTCCGAGAGGGCCCTCAACCCCTGCCTCGTCCAGGCGCTGACCTGCATCACGCAACTCGGCCTGTTCATCCGTCAACATAGCAGCCGGTGCGAGGCGTATCCGTCGCCGGAAAGGACGTGCCTGGCCGGTGTCTGTACCGGGGCCATTGCtgccgcggccgtcggcttcgcccACAGCGCGCCCAGTCTGCTGTCGCCGGCTCTCCATGCAGTGACGGTGGCGGTTCGCGTAGGGGCTCTGGCATGGGATGTTGCGGACAGGATTTCCCACCACCACGGGGATGATGAGTCTGCTCCTCCTACAgagaccgacgccgccgccttcgagTCGTGGTCTCGCGTAGTGGCGGGATGCtccttgtcgaccttgaacGACACGCTCCTCCGGTACGCCTCGGACAATGGTCTTTCCGCCATCAAAACGCCTTATATATCAGCCGTTCTT GGACCCACGCAAGCAACGGTCTCCGGGCCACCCGAAGTGCTCTCCGATTTCTtcacctccgccgcctgTAAGGAGAtggccccgtcgtcggcttcgctGCGCATCACAGCCCCGTATCACTCGGCCGTCCTGTTCCATGAGGAGGATATCGAGCAGatcctcgagggcgtcccCAAGAGCGGGCGTCGGCCTGATGTCGATGGCATCCCCATCATCTCCATCAGCGCTGAGGgtcagcaacaacaacaagaagagcAAGGGCTGTACAAGGCTGTGAGCAGCCAGAACCTGCACGACGCACTTGGACAGGCCGTACGCGAGTGCCTGATACGAGCAGTGGCTCTGGATAAACTGCCAgcccgcatcgccgagcACGCAAAGGCGGTCGTCGCGCCGGCCGGGACGCAACACCCCGCCAGAGTCTCCCTGCGGTTCTTTGGTGTGCAGAACAGGGAGAGCCTCGTGGCCCAGATGCGTCTCCTGCTTCCCTCTGACGCCTACCGCGTAACACAAGCAATGACCGGCCAGACTCTGGAAGACTGCCcagcatcgccatcgccatcggtATCGGCGTCCATCCCTAACAGCAGTCGGAACGTCCCGGaagcagccgccggcgaggggtCCAATGCCAAACAGCCTCTCGCCATCCTGTCGGCGTCGGGACGATTCCCCGGCAACGCGGACACGATGGACCAGTTCTGGGACATCCTGTACAACGGCATCGACACGCACGAGATGGTCCCGCCCTCGCGGTGGGACGCGTCGACGCACGTGGGCGACACGTCGATCAAGAACGTCTCGGGCACGGGGTACGGCTGCTGGCTTCACCAGGCCGGCCAGTTCGACACGACCTTCTTCAACATCTCGCCGCGCGAGGCGTCCCGCATCGACCCGGCGCAGCGGCTGGCGCtcatgacggcggccgaggccctcgagaaggccggcaTCGTGCCGGACCGGAccccgtcgacgatgcggcaCCGCGTCGGCGTGTGGTACGGGTCCTGCAGCATGGACTGGCTCGAGACGAACTCGGCCCAGGACATCGACGCCTACTTCATCCCGGGGGGCGCGCGCGCCTTCATCGCGGGGCGCGTCAACTACTTCTTCAAGTTCACCGGCCCCAGCTTCACCGTCGACACGGCCTGCAGCTCCAGCCTCGCCGCGCTGCACCTGGCGTGCAACGCCCTCTGGAGGGGCGAGGTCGAtaccgccgtcgtcggcggcaccaacATGACGACCAACCCGGACATcaccgccggcctcgaccggGGCCACTTCCTCTCCCGCACGGGGAACTGCAAGACCtttgacgacgccgccgacgggtACTgccgcggcgaggcggccgtcACGCTGGTGCTGAAGCggctcggcgacgcccgCCGGGACAACGATCCCATCGAGGCGTGCCTCCTCAGCGTGGCCACGAACCAcaacgccgaggccgagtccATCACGAGGCCCAACACGGCGGCGCAGAGGGAGCTCTTCCGGGGCCTgctggccgacgccgtcgtccggcCCAACGACATCAGCTACGTCGAGATGcacggcaccggcacccaggccggcgacgccggcgagaccTCGTCCATCGTCAACACCCTCTCGCCGCTGACGGCCCGCGGCTCGTGCCTGAGaccggcctcgagcccgcTCTACCTCGGggcggccaaggccaacgTGGGCCACAGCGAGGCCGCCTCGGGCGTCACGAGCATCGCCAaggtgctgatgatgatgaagcaCTCCATCATCCCGCCGCACATCGGCGTCAAGACCGAGTTCAACCGCCGCCTGCCCAACCTGGCCCAGCGCAACGCCCGTATCGCCATGGTCCCCACcgcctggccgaggccgccgcaCGGGGGAAGCCGCCGGGTGCTGCTGAACAACTTTtccgcggccggcggcaacaCGTCCATCGTCATGGAAGACGCGCCACCGCTGCCCACCTGTGTTaccggtggtggtgggacGGGGATCGACCCGAGGCGCCGTCACGTCGTCACCATCTCGGCCAAGACGCCCGAGTCCCTCGTCTTGAACGTCGCCAACCTCGCCCACTggctcgaggacgaggccgaggcagaGGTGTCGtcacagcagcagcagcagcagcagcagcagcagcaagacgCCACCAACCAGAacctcctcgcccagctcTCCTACACGACCACGGCCCGCCGCACCCACCACCGCTACAgggtcgccgtcgtggccgGCAGCCCGTCCAAGCTGGCCTCGTCCCTCCGGAAGCAGCTCGAGACgctcaacggcggcgacaagatCCTCCCCGCGCCGTCCAGGGCgcccggcgtcgtcttcaccTTCACGGGCCAGGGGTCGCAGTACGCCGGCATGGGCGAGGCGCTGTACGCGCGCTCCGCCTCCTTCCGGACCGACCTGCGGCGCTGCGACCACCTCTGCGTCCGCATGGGCTACCCGTCCATCGCGGCCCTGTTCgacacggcggcctcgacccgGGACGCCTTCGACCGCGCGTCCTTGACGTGTCTGCAGCTGGCGCACGTCTCGTTCCAGATGGCCTTGTGTAAGCTGTGGGAGTCGTTCGGCATCACCCCCACGGCGGTCGTGGGCCACAGTCTCGGCGAATACGCGGCGCTCTACGCTGCCGGGGTCCTCTCGCAGTCCGACGTGCTCTATCTCGTTGGCAGACGCTCCCAGATCATGGAGGAGCAGCTCCCCGAAGGCACGCACGCCATGCTCGCCGTCAAAGCCGGGGAGGCGAGCATCGTGCAAcacctcgacgtcggcgtcggcgtcggcgaggttcTCGAGGTCGCATGTCGGAACGGCCCGGCCAACActgtcctcggcggcgccatctcTGATATCCAAGAGGCGCAGTCCGCtctcgaggccaagggcatccGCTGCCGCGTCCTTGAGACGGCGCATGCCTTTCACACCGCCCAGGTTGAGCCGGTGCTCGCGTACTTCCGCAAAGCGACACGGAGCGTCGTCATGCGGCGGCCCAGGATCCCCGTCCTCTCCCCCGTCCTCGGCAAGGTCCTCCGGGAGTCGGCGGACTTTGGAGACGACTACTTCGTCAAGCACTGCCGGCAGCCCGTCAACCTCGTGCAGGCCGTatctgccgccgccgtcgaagGCGTCGTGGGCAATCGCACCTTCGCCATCGAGATCGGGCCGGCTCCCCTCGTTGCCCCGATGGTGCGGGACATCATCGGGAACAGGACGACGATGCAGACCTGCGCCTCGGTCAACAAGACCATGGACCCCTGGCAGCTCCTCGCAGAGGCCCTCTCGCGGCTGTACCTGGCCGGCGTCTCCGTCGACTGGAACAAGTACCACCAGGACTTCCCCGAGTGCCACCGCGTCCTCCCGATCCCCGTCTACGGCTGGACCCTCAAGGAATACTGGATGCAGTACACCAACGACTGGTCTCTACGCAAGGGCGACCCGGCCTGTGTGGCGCCGCGGGAGgtgcccttggccttctcgtccatctacaaggtcgtcaagaacaCCCTGCAGGCCAgcgcaggcggcgaggccgtcgtcgacatcgatctgcaagacgatgacgatgtaCGCGCCATGGCCCGGGGACACAAGGTGTATGGTGTATCCCTCGTCACTCCG TCCATGTACGCAGATGTCGCTCAGATGATCGGCAAGTACGTGCTGAGAGACACCAACACCGGCCCCGGGGGTGAGGCCGTCGTTCCGGAGGTCGCCGAGATGCGCATCCAAAGCGCCCTCGTGGCCAACGACGTCAACGCCAAGCAGGTCCTGCGCACTACAGCCAAGTTCAACGAGGCCAAGACGAGTCTCTCCTGCTCGTTCTCCAGTGTTGAT AGCAACGGCAAGATTGTGGAACAACATGCCAACTGCGTCATCcgcttcgtcgacgtcgatgccgtcCGCGCCCGCTCCCGGGAGGCCGCCGATCACGCCGCGGCCTGCATGAAGGACATGCAGTCGtgcttcggcgtcgacgacaacatcTTCCGCCTCAGCCGGTCCATGCTGTACAAGATGGTCGGCAAGATCGCCGACTTCGACCCGCGCTACCGCGGCCTGTCCTCCTTCACCATCAACAACGGCACGCTCGAGGCCCTGGGCGTCGCCTCCTTCCAGGGCATGCCCGAGTCGGGCAAGTGGTTCGCCAACCCGggcttcctcgacgccgtctccCAGCTCGCCGGCTTCGCCATGAACGCCAACGAGTCCATCGACATCGAGAGGGAGGTCTACGTCAACCACGGCTGGGAGTCCATGACCCTGTTCGCGCCCcggctcgacgtcgacgccaccTACCGTCTCTACGTCAGGATGATCCCGGCCGAGAACGACCTGTGGCGCGGCgacgtcttcgtcttcgacgacgaggaggaggggggcgcCTTGGCCGGCGTCCTGCGCGGCTGCGCGCTCCAGCGCGTGTCCAAGAGGGTCATGGAGTTCATCATCAACTCGGCGAGCAAGAagtcttcctcttcttcttcctccagaggcatcgccgccgcccacgaACGGTCTCAGTCCCAGTCGCGCTGGGACACGGGCTTCCCCCGGCGGAGCGCCTCCGAGTCCAGAACCCCAGCCCCCGTCCCGGTCAAAGACCCCGCCACCACACAGGACGCGTGGCCTAGAGCCCTCAAGAtcgtggccgaggagagcggcatgaaggaggacgagcttgccgacggcgtcgccctcggcgatATCGGCGTCGACTCGCTCCTCTCGCTCGTCATCACGGGCAGGCTTCACGACGAGCTTGACATCGACCTGCCGGGCCGCTCCCTCTTCGAGGAGTGCCTGACCATTGGTGACATCCGAACGTGCCTGTTcgggggcgccggcgcgccgCTCGTggaggatgccgccgagccAATCGCCTTCACGTCCACGGCCTCCGTcacggcttcgtcgacggcttGCTCTGACGACACGGACAGCGCGACGACAATCTCCTCGGGCAGCAGGACACACACGTACGGCAATATGGAGGACAGTCACTACCACTCGGGGCTCGAgattggcgatggcgtcggccaccacgagaagaagacgctGCAGCAGTCTCCGCCACCAACGGCCATTTCGCCCGGCAaggcgccgcccgcctggTCCATGTATGTACAAGGAGCGCGAGGGCGATCCAAGGAAaacctcttcttcttccccgaCGGGTGCGGGACGGCCACATCATATCTGTGCCTGCCCAGCATCTCACCAGATTTGGCCCTCATTGCTTTCAATTCTCCCTTTGCAAA GAATCCGGAACGCATGTACGAATACTCTCTCCAGGACGTCCTACAATCCTACCTGGACGGTATCCGCAGCCGCCAGCCCCACGGCCCTTACCGCCTAGGTGGCTGGTCCGCCGGGGGCATCCTcgcctacgccgccgcccagaagctcatcgccgccggcgaggacgtcatTTCCCTGACCATCATCGActcgccggcgcccgtcAGGGGCCTCGAGATTCTCCCCGAGAGCTTCTACGACCACTGCCTCCGCACGGGCATCTTCCGCAGCGAGATGCGCCGCGACACCGTCGCCCGGAcggatggcggcgggggcggcgggggcggcccGGGCGGGGCCGTGTCCGGGTCCGGTCAGAAGTGGGCCGATCCCCCCGAGTGGCTCGTGGCGCACTTCCGCGCCGCCACGGCGCTGCTAAGCGACTACTACGCGCAACCCTTACCCGCCGAGGCGGCCCGGAGGATGCGCGTGACCATCGTCTGGGCCGGGCAGACGGCCTTCGACGGCGTGCGCTACGCGAGCCTGTCGGAGGCGCTGCGGGCGGACGCGGAGGCGGGAGAGCGCGAGGGCGTGAGGTTTTTGACCGAGTCCCGGACGGACTTCGGCCCGGGAGACTGGGCGAAGCTGTTGCCGGGCGCGGCCATCTCGACGCACGCCGTTGAGGGCGAGCATCACTTCAGCATCATGCGCGGCAAGGGCGCCGAGAAGGTGGTGGAGTTTGTTAGAGGCGGCCTGTGA